A stretch of the Rosa rugosa chromosome 5, drRosRugo1.1, whole genome shotgun sequence genome encodes the following:
- the LOC133711152 gene encoding F-box protein At2g05970-like has translation MVDKAFNTVAQIKRMRFSSNSHAKKTTDQPNWSELPADLLELILKSLTAVDIIRFKAVCTSWMYATKYYPLPQPPWLMLPSNQQNDVNSRRFFDVADKARTIYTMTNLFRGFSDSWCIGSSHGWLVIVDKKTAVHLFNPLSGGRSIELPEIGTIAGIPRSFNIDVHILHRLCRIHTCKAVLSSNPSRNKNFMAAIIYNKRNSTLAYYKKGYRTWIELYNDHRESYSDVIFHNDDQLFALVRDGSSIDLWNLKENPVVITTIRLQPCAISMVRGERRYFSSFLKYASYLVESLDEILLVVRIVVIHGLYKTHSFRVFKVNVKNSQLEKVECLHDRVLFLGGNQSLSLSTRDFPALQDSSVYFTDDRWSMMNFNYYYLGEGEKDSHNNYGGHDVGVYSLEDGVVKLFDQIDNRQIIYPPPFWILP, from the coding sequence ATGGTTGATAAAGCATTTAACACCGTCGCACAAATTAAAAGGATGAGGTTTTCCAGCAACTCCCACGCGAAAAAAACAACCGATCAACCAAACTGGTCTGAGCTCCCAGCCGATCTCCTAGAGCTTATCTTGAAAAGCCTTACCGCTGTCGACATTATTCGCTTTAAAGCTGTTTGTACTTCATGGATGTACGCCACAAAATACTATCCGCTGCCTCAACCTCCGTGGCTCATGCTACCTAGTAATCAACAAAACGATGTCAACTCTCGCCGCTTCTTTGATGTTGCAGACAAAGCTCGTACAATTTACACAATGACGAACCTTTTTCGAGGCTTCTCCGATTCGTGGTGTATAGGTTCATCACATGGATGGCTGGTGATTGTGGACAAAAAAACAGCTGTGCATCTTTTCAATCCACTTTCAGGAGGAAGAAGCATTGAACTTCCGGAGATCGGAACCATTGCTGGAATTCCTAGGTCTTTCAACATTGACGTTCATATCTTGCACAGATTATGCAGAATTCATACTTGTAAGGCTGTTCTTTCTTCCAACCCATCTCGCAACAAAAACTTTATGGCTGCCATAATCTACAATAAACGAAACTCAACACTTGCGTACTATAAAAAGGGCTACAGGACGTGGATCGAGTTATATAATGATCATAGAGAGTCCTATAGTGATGTTATATTCCACAATGATGACCAACTCTTTGCCCTTGTCCGGGACGGATCGTCCATTGATCTGTGGAACTTGAAAGAAAATCCTGTTGTCATAACAACCATTAGGCTTCAACCCTGTGCGATATCAATGGTGAGAGGAGAACGTCGATACTTTAGCAGCTTTCTAAAATATGCTAGTTATTTGGTCGAGTCTTTGGATGAGATTTTATTAGTAGTGCGGATTGTGGTGATACATGGTCTCTATAAAACCCATAGCTTCAGGGTATTCAAGGTGAACGTGAAGAACTCGCAATTGGAGAAGGTGGAATGTTTGCATGATCGGGTTTTATTTTTGGGCGGAAATCAATCACTGTCATTATCCACTCGGGATTTTCCGGCACTTCAAGATAGTTCTGTTTACTTCACGGATGATCGCTGGTCTATGATGAATTTTAATTACTACTATCTTGGTGAGGGTGAGAAGGATTCTCATAATAATTATGGTGGCCATGATGTTGGAGTATACAGTTTAGAAGATGGAGTTGTGAAGCTATTTGATCAAATTGATAATCGGCAGATCATTTATCCTCCACCCTTTTGGATTCTTCCTTGA